The following coding sequences lie in one Bos indicus isolate NIAB-ARS_2022 breed Sahiwal x Tharparkar chromosome 12, NIAB-ARS_B.indTharparkar_mat_pri_1.0, whole genome shotgun sequence genomic window:
- the POU4F1 gene encoding POU domain, class 4, transcription factor 1, whose product MMSMNSKQPHFAMHPTLPEHKYPSLHSSSEAIRRACLPTPPLQSNLFASLDETLLARAEALAAVDIAVSQGKSHPFKPDATYHTMNSVPCTSTSTVPLAHHHHHHHHHQALEPGDLLDHISSPSLALMAGAGGASAAGGGAHDGPGGGGPGGGGGGGPGGGGGGPGGGGGGGPGGGGGGPGGGLLGGSAHPHPHMHGLGHLSHPAAAAAMNMPSGLPHPGLVAAAAHHGAAAAAAAAAAGQVAAASAAAAVVGAAGLASICDSDTDPRELEAFAERFKQRRIKLGVTQADVGSALANLKIPGVGSLSQSTICRFESLTLSHNNMIALKPILQAWLEEAEGAQREKMNKPELFNGGEKKRKRTSIAAPEKRSLEAYFAVQPRPSSEKIAAIAEKLDLKKNVVRVWFCNQRQKQKRMKFSATY is encoded by the exons ATGATGTCCATGAACAGCAAGCAGCCTCACTTTGCCATGCACCCCACGCTCCCTGAGCACAAGTACCCGTCGCTGCACTCCAGCTCCGAGGCCATCCGGCGGGCCTGCCTGCCCACGCCGCCG CTGCAGAGCAACCTCTTCGCCAGCCTAGACGAAACGCTGCTGGCGCGGGCCGAGGCGCTGGCGGCTGTGGACATCGCCGTGTCCCAAGGCAAGAGCCACCCGTTCAAGCCGGACGCCACGTACCACACGATGAACAGCGTGCCCTGTACGTCCACGTCCACCGTGCCGCTCgcgcaccaccaccaccaccaccaccaccaccaggcgcTCGAGCCCGGCGACCTGCTGGATCACATCTCCTCGCCCTCGCTCGCGCTCATGGCCGGCGCGGGCGGCGCCAGCGCGGCGGGCGGCGGCGCCCACGACGGCCCGGGGGGCGGCGGCccggggggcggcggcggcggtggccctggaggcggcggtggcggccccgggggcggcggcggcggcggcccggggggcggcggcgggggcccGGGCGGCGGGCTGCTGGGCGGCTCGGCGCACCCGCACCCGCACATGCACGGCCTGGGCCACCTGTCGCacccggcggcggcggccgccaTGAACATGCCGTCGGGGCTGCCGCACCCGGGGCTGGTGGCGGCGGCGGCCCACCacggcgcggcggcggcggcggcggctgcagcgGCCGGGCAGGTGGCGGCGGCGTCGGCGGCGGCTGCCGTGGTGGGCGCGGCGGGCCTGGCGTCCATCTGCGACTCGGACACGGACCCGCGCGAGCTCGAGGCGTTCGCCGAGCGCTTCAAGCAGCGGCGTATCAAGCTGGGCGTGACGCAGGCCGACGTGGGCTCCGCGTTGGCCAACCTCAAGATCCCCGGCGTGGGCTCACTCAGCCAGAGCACCATCTGCAGGTTCGAGTCTCTCACGCTCTCGCACAACAACATGATCGCGCTCAAGCCCATCCTGCAGGCGTGGCTGGAGGAGGCCGAGGGCGCGCAGCGCGAGAAAATGAACAAGCCCGAGCTCTTCAACGGCGGCGAGAAGAAGCGCAAGCGGACTTCCATCGCCGCGCCCGAGAAGCGCTCCCTTGAGGCCTACTTCGCCGTGCAGCCCCGGCCCTCGTCCGAGAAGATCGCCGCCATCGCCGAGAAACTGGACCTCAAAAAGAACGTGGTGCGGGTGTGGTTTTGCAACCAGAGACAGAAGCAGAAGCGGATGAAATTCTCCGCCACTTACTGa